A genomic segment from Streptosporangium roseum DSM 43021 encodes:
- the groL gene encoding chaperonin GroEL (60 kDa chaperone family; promotes refolding of misfolded polypeptides especially under stressful conditions; forms two stacked rings of heptamers to form a barrel-shaped 14mer; ends can be capped by GroES; misfolded proteins enter the barrel where they are refolded when GroES binds), whose amino-acid sequence MTAKMIAFDEDARRGLERGMNQLADAVKVTLGPKGRNVVLEKKWGAPTITNDGVSIAKEIELEDPWEKIGAELVKEVAKKTDDVAGDGTTTATVLAQALVREGLRNVAAGANPMSLKKGIEAAVERVSEELSNLAKDVETKEQIASTASISAADPEIGSLIAEAMDKVGKEGVITVEESNTFGLELELTEGMRFDKGYISPIFITDPDRLEAVLDEPYVLLVSGKVAANREVLPVLDKVVQSGRPLLVIAEDIEGEALATLVVNKMKGLFRSVAVKAPGFGDRRKAMLGDIGILTGAQVISEDLGLKLESTTLDQLGRARQVIVTKDETTIVDGGGDAEQIAGRVNQIRAEIDNTDSDYDREKLQERLAKLAGGVAVIKAGAATEVELKERKHRIEDAVRNAKAAVEEGIVPGGGVALLQAGAKAFDKLELSGDEATGAAIVKKALEEPLKQIAVNAGLEGGVVVEKVRNLTPGEGLNAATGEYVNMFESGIIDPAKVTRSALQNAASIAALFLTTEAVIAEKPEKAGAAPAMPGGGDMDF is encoded by the coding sequence ATGACCGCGAAAATGATCGCCTTTGACGAGGACGCCCGGCGCGGCCTGGAGCGCGGTATGAACCAGCTCGCGGACGCCGTCAAGGTGACCCTCGGCCCCAAGGGCCGTAACGTCGTCCTGGAGAAGAAGTGGGGCGCACCCACGATCACCAACGACGGTGTCTCCATCGCCAAGGAGATCGAGCTCGAGGACCCGTGGGAGAAGATCGGGGCCGAGCTCGTCAAGGAAGTCGCCAAGAAGACCGACGACGTCGCGGGCGACGGCACCACCACCGCCACCGTGCTCGCCCAGGCTCTCGTACGTGAGGGCCTGCGCAACGTCGCCGCCGGCGCCAACCCGATGTCCCTGAAGAAGGGCATCGAGGCCGCCGTCGAGCGCGTCTCCGAGGAGCTGTCCAATCTGGCCAAGGACGTGGAGACCAAGGAGCAGATCGCCTCCACCGCCTCCATCTCCGCCGCCGATCCCGAGATCGGCTCGCTCATCGCCGAGGCGATGGACAAGGTCGGCAAGGAAGGAGTCATCACCGTCGAGGAGAGCAACACCTTCGGCCTGGAGCTTGAGCTCACCGAGGGCATGCGCTTCGACAAGGGCTACATCTCCCCCATCTTCATCACCGACCCCGACCGGCTCGAAGCGGTGCTCGACGAGCCGTACGTGTTGCTCGTGAGCGGCAAGGTCGCCGCCAACAGGGAGGTGCTGCCGGTCCTCGACAAGGTCGTGCAGTCGGGCAGGCCGCTGCTGGTCATCGCCGAGGACATCGAGGGCGAGGCCCTGGCCACCCTGGTCGTCAACAAGATGAAGGGTCTCTTCCGGTCGGTCGCGGTCAAGGCGCCGGGCTTCGGTGACCGCCGCAAGGCCATGCTGGGCGACATCGGCATCCTGACCGGTGCCCAGGTCATCAGCGAGGACCTCGGCCTCAAGCTGGAGTCCACCACGCTGGACCAGCTCGGCCGCGCCCGCCAGGTCATCGTCACCAAGGACGAGACCACCATCGTCGACGGTGGCGGCGACGCCGAGCAGATCGCCGGCCGGGTCAACCAGATCCGCGCCGAGATCGACAACACCGACTCCGACTACGACCGCGAGAAGCTCCAGGAGCGTCTGGCCAAGCTGGCCGGCGGCGTGGCCGTCATCAAGGCCGGCGCGGCGACCGAGGTCGAGCTCAAGGAGCGCAAGCACCGCATCGAGGACGCCGTTCGCAACGCGAAGGCGGCCGTCGAGGAGGGCATCGTCCCCGGCGGTGGCGTGGCCCTGCTGCAGGCCGGCGCCAAGGCGTTCGACAAGCTGGAGCTGTCCGGCGACGAGGCCACCGGTGCCGCGATCGTGAAGAAGGCTCTTGAGGAGCCGCTGAAGCAGATCGCCGTCAACGCCGGCCTTGAGGGCGGCGTCGTGGTGGAGAAGGTGCGCAACCTCACCCCGGGTGAGGGCCTGAACGCCGCCACCGGCGAGTACGTCAACATGTTCGAGTCGGGCATCATCGACCCGGCCAAGGTGACGCGCTCCGCGCTGCAGAACGCCGCTTCCATCGCGGCGCTCTTCCTCACCACCGAGGCCGTCATCGCCGAGAAGCCCGAGAAGGCCGGAGCCGCTCCCGCCATGCCGGGCGGCGGCGACATGGACTTCTAG
- a CDS encoding aldo/keto reductase: MQIVRDELYRDAVRVTGDGHARPRLTAAVIRDEEEQAGYVRELLDIYDEEGADAAFVDTFARRDLPTSSEPERDFDTAGFGIVKILERGRTGTAYPGLPWEPKAAFHALAEYGRASGACDRREDDDVTLPTAKLGRTGLQTSRLGYGAMEMRGPQAWGKPISDDQARTVLNTVLDSGMNLIDTSPDYGDAEEHIGRWISHRRDEFVLVSKCGCPLAADGDPRTFPLHAYTRANVRACVEQSLRRMRTDHLDVLMVHMSPSVAVMQAEDTIAEMQALQDEGAIRFTGMSGNLPNLPEHIAIGVFDVFLLPYSALDRSHEELISAAAAAGAGTIARGSVARPLAAPPEAMPEPLRRPLADHHARLAAAGLDDLADGASTMELLLRFILSHQDLHSVIVGSAQVAHVQANVAAVRKGPLPAEVYGALRERLGAG, from the coding sequence ATGCAGATCGTCCGCGACGAGCTGTACCGCGACGCGGTCCGCGTCACCGGAGACGGACACGCCCGCCCCCGCCTGACCGCGGCCGTCATTCGAGACGAAGAAGAACAAGCCGGGTACGTGCGCGAGCTTCTCGACATCTACGACGAGGAGGGCGCGGACGCGGCGTTCGTCGACACGTTCGCCCGCCGGGACCTGCCGACGTCCTCCGAGCCCGAACGGGACTTCGACACCGCCGGCTTCGGCATCGTCAAGATCCTGGAGCGCGGCCGCACAGGGACTGCATATCCGGGGCTGCCGTGGGAGCCCAAGGCCGCCTTCCACGCCCTGGCCGAATACGGACGCGCCAGCGGCGCTTGCGACCGAAGAGAGGACGATGACGTGACGCTGCCGACTGCGAAGCTCGGAAGGACCGGATTGCAGACGAGCCGTCTCGGCTACGGAGCGATGGAGATGCGCGGGCCGCAGGCGTGGGGCAAGCCGATAAGCGACGATCAGGCCCGCACGGTATTGAACACGGTCCTCGACTCGGGCATGAACCTCATCGACACGTCACCGGACTACGGCGACGCCGAGGAGCACATCGGCCGCTGGATCTCCCACCGGCGTGACGAGTTCGTCCTCGTCAGCAAGTGCGGCTGCCCGCTCGCCGCGGACGGTGACCCGCGGACGTTTCCGCTGCACGCCTACACGAGGGCGAACGTCCGCGCGTGCGTCGAGCAGAGCCTGCGCCGGATGCGCACCGACCACCTTGACGTCTTGATGGTGCACATGAGCCCGAGCGTCGCCGTGATGCAGGCCGAGGACACCATCGCCGAGATGCAGGCACTCCAGGACGAAGGCGCGATCCGCTTCACCGGCATGTCAGGGAACCTGCCCAACCTTCCGGAGCACATAGCGATCGGGGTGTTCGACGTTTTCCTCCTCCCCTACTCGGCGCTCGACCGTTCCCACGAGGAACTCATCAGCGCCGCCGCGGCGGCCGGCGCGGGGACGATCGCTCGCGGCTCGGTCGCCCGCCCACTCGCGGCTCCGCCCGAGGCCATGCCGGAACCGCTGCGCCGGCCGCTCGCCGACCACCACGCGCGGCTCGCCGCCGCCGGCCTGGACGATCTGGCAGACGGCGCCTCGACGATGGAACTCCTGCTTCGCTTCATCCTCAGCCACCAAGATCTTCACTCGGTGATCGTCGGCTCGGCCCAGGTCGCGCACGTGCAGGCCAATGTCGCAGCCGTCCGGAAGGGCCCGCTCCCGGCGGAGGTGTACGGCGCGCTGCGGGAGCGCCTCGGCGCGGGGTAG
- a CDS encoding response regulator, with translation MIRVLLVDDQALIRGGFRALLEIEDDIEVVAEAVNGEQGVALALEHRPDVALVDIQMPVMDGIEATRLIAADERLSGVHVVILTNYGLDEYVFNALRAGACGFMVKDTEPADLLQGVRVAARGDALLSPAITRRLIAEYVARRPASAPEGLDVLTNREREVTALVARGLSNDEIAVHMVISPTTAKTHVSRAMTKLRARDRAQLVVFAYESGLVTPRRG, from the coding sequence ATGATCCGCGTGCTGCTCGTGGACGACCAGGCGCTCATCCGCGGCGGCTTCCGGGCCCTGCTGGAGATCGAGGACGACATCGAGGTGGTGGCCGAGGCCGTGAACGGCGAGCAAGGCGTCGCGCTCGCCCTCGAGCACCGGCCCGACGTCGCCCTCGTCGACATCCAGATGCCGGTGATGGACGGCATCGAGGCGACCCGGCTGATCGCCGCCGACGAGCGGCTGAGCGGCGTCCACGTCGTGATCCTGACCAACTACGGCCTCGACGAGTACGTCTTCAACGCGCTCCGCGCCGGCGCCTGCGGCTTCATGGTCAAGGACACCGAACCCGCCGACCTGCTGCAGGGCGTCAGGGTCGCGGCCCGCGGCGACGCGCTGCTGTCTCCCGCGATCACCCGCCGCCTGATCGCCGAGTACGTCGCCCGCCGCCCCGCGTCCGCGCCCGAGGGACTCGACGTGCTGACCAACCGCGAGCGCGAGGTCACCGCGCTGGTGGCCCGCGGCCTGTCCAACGACGAGATCGCCGTCCACATGGTGATCAGCCCGACCACCGCGAAGACGCACGTCAGCAGGGCGATGACCAAGCTGCGTGCCAGGGACCGCGCCCAGCTCGTGGTGTTCGCCTACGAATCCGGCCTCGTCACTCCGCGGCGCGGCTGA
- a CDS encoding sensor histidine kinase, translating to MRFTDRWRPLAQDGLLAAVMAVLLSVVVVNTPRAGALDLSAALAGSLAVVAWRRAPLVSLLVSTACMLVVAAHIQPGPPAAFPVLVSVFGAVRAGHRLAPALAGVLFLGVDLVAHLPGADGSGQNLHSAALLVGWFVAAGVAATMIRHRQAYLEEAEQRAAEAERTREEAALRRAGEERLRIARELHDSLTHSISVIKVQAGVAVHLARKRGEDVPPALLAIQEASGDAMRELRATLEVLRDSDRSDGEVPASGLDRLDDLVERARSTGLPATVTISGTRRELSAEVDRAAYRIVQEALTNVSRHAGGAAAAVRIDYADEELVVQVDDDGKADPDAPPVPGTGLLGMRERVASLGGRLRAEPRPTGGFTVRAELPLGEPS from the coding sequence ATGAGATTTACAGACCGCTGGCGGCCTCTCGCCCAGGACGGCCTGCTGGCCGCGGTGATGGCCGTCCTGCTGTCGGTCGTCGTGGTCAACACGCCGCGCGCGGGCGCGCTGGATCTCTCGGCCGCCCTCGCCGGCTCGCTCGCGGTCGTCGCCTGGCGGCGGGCGCCCCTGGTGTCGTTGCTCGTCAGCACGGCCTGCATGCTCGTGGTCGCGGCGCACATCCAGCCGGGCCCGCCGGCTGCCTTTCCCGTGCTGGTGTCGGTGTTCGGCGCGGTCAGGGCCGGCCATCGGCTGGCCCCGGCGCTGGCGGGCGTGCTTTTCCTGGGTGTCGACCTGGTGGCGCACCTGCCCGGCGCCGACGGGTCCGGGCAGAATCTTCACAGCGCCGCACTGCTGGTCGGCTGGTTCGTGGCGGCCGGCGTGGCGGCGACGATGATCCGGCACCGGCAGGCGTACCTGGAGGAGGCCGAGCAGCGGGCCGCCGAGGCCGAGCGCACCCGCGAGGAGGCGGCCCTGCGCCGCGCGGGCGAGGAGCGGCTGCGCATCGCCAGGGAACTGCACGACTCGCTCACCCACAGCATCTCGGTCATCAAGGTCCAGGCCGGAGTGGCCGTCCACCTGGCACGCAAGCGCGGCGAGGACGTGCCCCCCGCGCTGCTGGCCATCCAGGAAGCCAGCGGCGACGCCATGCGCGAGCTGCGCGCCACCCTGGAGGTGCTGCGCGACTCCGACCGCTCCGACGGCGAGGTCCCGGCCAGCGGCCTCGACCGGCTCGACGACCTGGTGGAGCGGGCCCGCTCGACCGGGCTGCCGGCCACGGTGACGATCTCCGGCACGCGGCGGGAGCTGTCGGCCGAGGTGGACCGGGCCGCGTACCGGATCGTCCAGGAAGCGCTCACCAACGTCTCCAGGCACGCCGGCGGGGCGGCCGCGGCGGTGCGCATCGACTACGCGGACGAGGAGCTGGTCGTGCAGGTCGACGACGACGGAAAGGCCGACCCGGACGCACCGCCCGTGCCCGGCACGGGTCTGCTCGGCATGCGCGAGCGCGTCGCGTCGCTCGGCGGCCGCCTACGGGCCGAGCCCCGCCCCACAGGCGGCTTCACCGTACGCGCCGAGCTTCCCCTTGGAGAACCATCATGA
- a CDS encoding alpha/beta hydrolase, producing the protein MHTIHVKGEPRYVSPESCRPSPLAPEPGTSTERPPLGIRLLHALGKERDWSAMTDEELVAYRDAENRFRASRLARVITGRPDRGAAIRWQRVALPGRELPVRVYRPSPGRGGRGVDRAELPLVIHVHGGGFVGTAVQCDWVNSRLAARLPAVVVSVEHRLLGPETPLSEAVDDGWDVLRHVVQHAARWGIDPARTAVFGESTGSMVTALAAIRAREAGLHLRAQVLVNPAVDLTSTMFDHASIIRHANSPTLTVPQLRLLHRFAVPPGTDPRALSPLYADDLSGLAPALVVVPTLDPLADHGRCYAERLRAAGTPARLTEHPGATHAFLSMPGVVPQAKAARAEIVEFLRGALAG; encoded by the coding sequence ATGCACACGATCCACGTCAAGGGCGAGCCCCGCTACGTGAGCCCGGAGAGCTGCCGGCCATCACCCCTCGCGCCGGAACCCGGCACGAGCACGGAGCGGCCGCCGCTGGGCATCCGGCTGCTGCATGCCCTGGGAAAGGAGCGGGACTGGTCGGCGATGACGGACGAGGAGCTGGTCGCCTACCGAGACGCGGAGAACCGCTTTCGGGCGTCCCGCCTGGCGCGAGTGATCACCGGGCGTCCGGACCGCGGCGCCGCGATCCGGTGGCAACGGGTGGCGCTGCCCGGCCGCGAGCTCCCGGTCCGGGTGTACCGGCCCTCGCCCGGCCGCGGCGGCAGGGGCGTGGACCGGGCTGAGCTGCCACTGGTGATCCACGTGCACGGAGGCGGCTTCGTGGGCACGGCGGTGCAGTGCGACTGGGTGAACAGCCGCCTCGCGGCCCGGCTGCCCGCGGTCGTCGTCTCGGTCGAGCACCGCCTCCTCGGCCCGGAGACTCCGCTGTCGGAGGCCGTCGACGATGGCTGGGACGTGCTCCGGCACGTGGTGCAGCACGCCGCGCGGTGGGGCATCGACCCGGCGCGGACCGCCGTCTTCGGCGAGAGCACCGGCTCGATGGTCACCGCCCTGGCCGCGATCCGGGCCAGAGAGGCCGGCCTGCACCTGCGGGCGCAGGTGCTGGTCAATCCCGCTGTCGACCTGACCTCGACGATGTTCGACCACGCCTCGATCATCCGGCACGCCAACAGCCCGACCCTCACCGTGCCGCAGCTGCGGCTGCTCCACCGGTTCGCCGTTCCGCCGGGAACCGACCCTCGTGCGCTGTCGCCGCTGTATGCCGACGATCTGAGCGGGCTGGCCCCAGCGCTCGTGGTGGTGCCGACCCTTGACCCGCTGGCCGATCACGGCCGCTGTTACGCCGAACGGCTGCGAGCGGCCGGGACGCCCGCGCGGCTCACCGAACATCCCGGAGCGACGCACGCGTTCCTCAGCATGCCGGGCGTGGTGCCGCAGGCCAAGGCCGCACGGGCGGAGATCGTCGAGTTCCTCCGAGGGGCCCTCGCCGGGTGA
- a CDS encoding ABC transporter ATP-binding protein — MTTTDLAQARERSAPPPEADSGAGQSLAGLLRPYLRSFAAVVILQVVGAVAGLAPLLAVVELGRTLLSPGPIDHGHVWTVVIAGAAGLFVRLLFTAASSGLGHILDGRVQLSFRRQLAARLGSVPIGWFSRRRTGELAKVVGEDVGAVHPFIAHAPGELISAFVVPLVSLIYLFTIDWRLTLITLIPVVLAVALVPLLMTPTRLREQEEFDAAMGRIASSVVEFVQGISVVKAFGGGERAHHKFRTAADDFARIFYRMVRGLSVVGAGMQVALSPPFVLLAVLIGGAALITAGSMAVADLLPFLLLGLGLTAPVAALSHGFDDLQAARRAVGRIKDVLEVQALPEPAHPLAPQGHRVELREVRFGYEAEHEVLRGIDLVLEPGTVTAIVGPSGSGKSTLVQLLPRFFDPTHGSVAIGGVDLRELGSRELYRTVSFVFQDVRLLRASVADNIALAVPHADRDDVIRAARLANIHDRILQLPRGYESVIGEDAGLSGGEAQRISLARALLAATPVLVLDEATSFADPQTEQAVRRALATLGGDRTIVVIAHRLETVADADTVVMLENGSIVERGRPAELLAQNGKFAAFWQSHRSAIADEIDTHRGVPQGDEPR, encoded by the coding sequence ATGACCACCACCGACCTTGCCCAGGCGAGGGAGCGGTCCGCACCACCACCGGAGGCCGACTCCGGGGCGGGACAGAGCCTGGCGGGGCTGCTGCGCCCTTATCTCCGGAGTTTCGCCGCCGTTGTGATCCTGCAGGTCGTCGGCGCCGTCGCGGGTCTGGCGCCGCTGCTGGCGGTCGTCGAGCTGGGGCGCACTCTGTTGTCGCCCGGCCCGATCGATCACGGTCATGTCTGGACCGTCGTCATCGCGGGTGCGGCCGGCCTGTTCGTCCGGCTGCTGTTCACGGCCGCCTCGTCCGGACTCGGGCACATTCTCGACGGCCGGGTGCAACTGTCGTTCCGCCGGCAACTGGCCGCGCGGCTGGGAAGCGTACCGATCGGCTGGTTCTCCCGGCGCCGCACCGGCGAGCTGGCGAAGGTGGTGGGCGAGGACGTGGGTGCCGTGCACCCGTTCATCGCCCACGCCCCCGGCGAGCTCATCTCCGCGTTCGTGGTGCCGCTGGTGTCGCTGATCTACCTGTTCACCATCGACTGGCGGCTCACGCTGATCACGCTGATCCCGGTGGTGCTGGCAGTGGCGCTGGTCCCGCTGCTGATGACCCCGACCCGGCTGCGCGAGCAGGAGGAGTTCGATGCGGCGATGGGACGGATCGCCAGTTCCGTCGTCGAGTTCGTCCAGGGCATCTCGGTGGTCAAGGCGTTCGGCGGCGGCGAGCGCGCCCACCATAAGTTCCGCACGGCCGCAGACGATTTCGCCCGCATCTTCTACCGGATGGTGCGCGGCCTGTCCGTGGTCGGTGCCGGCATGCAGGTGGCGCTGTCGCCGCCGTTCGTGCTGCTGGCCGTGCTGATCGGCGGTGCGGCTCTGATCACGGCCGGATCCATGGCCGTGGCCGACCTGCTGCCCTTCCTGCTGCTCGGACTGGGCCTGACCGCTCCGGTCGCGGCCCTCAGCCACGGCTTCGACGACCTGCAGGCCGCCCGGCGCGCGGTCGGCCGGATCAAGGACGTGCTCGAGGTGCAGGCGCTGCCGGAGCCTGCACACCCGCTCGCCCCCCAGGGACACCGGGTGGAACTGCGTGAGGTTCGATTCGGCTACGAAGCCGAACACGAGGTGCTGCGCGGGATCGACCTGGTGCTCGAACCCGGGACCGTCACCGCGATCGTCGGGCCGTCGGGAAGCGGGAAGTCCACGCTGGTCCAGCTGCTGCCGCGCTTTTTCGACCCGACCCACGGTTCGGTCGCCATCGGCGGTGTCGATCTGCGCGAGCTCGGCAGCCGGGAGCTCTACCGGACGGTGTCCTTCGTCTTCCAGGACGTCCGCCTGCTGCGCGCGTCGGTCGCCGACAATATCGCGCTGGCGGTACCGCACGCCGACCGCGACGACGTGATCCGCGCCGCCCGGCTGGCGAATATTCACGATCGGATTCTCCAGCTGCCGCGTGGATACGAGTCGGTGATCGGTGAAGACGCCGGGCTGTCGGGCGGCGAGGCACAGCGGATCTCGCTCGCCCGCGCCCTGCTGGCCGCCACGCCCGTCCTGGTGCTGGACGAGGCGACCTCCTTCGCCGACCCGCAGACCGAGCAGGCGGTGCGCCGGGCCCTGGCCACGCTGGGGGGCGATCGGACCATCGTGGTCATCGCCCATCGCCTGGAGACGGTCGCCGACGCCGACACCGTCGTGATGCTGGAGAACGGGTCGATCGTCGAGCGCGGCAGGCCCGCCGAGCTGCTGGCACAGAACGGAAAGTTCGCCGCGTTCTGGCAATCCCACCGATCGGCGATCGCCGACGAGATCGACACCCACCGTGGCGTACCGCAAGGAGACGAGCCCCGATGA
- a CDS encoding ABC transporter ATP-binding protein gives MIRMLLRVLGDQYARPIRRTVALMTTTAIAEGLSYALLVPVLRALFGSEPAAAWPWLIAFGAVVAAYAALRYISDLSGFRVGTTMLRGMYHRLGDHLARLPIGWYNAGRIGQVSALASGGVLQAMSVIAHLLAPSISASVTPLTIIVVMLAFNWQLGLAALVAVPVVAAIQLWTARSTAATDAERAERDQEATGRVIEYLQAQPVLRAGGRSGERFRLLDDSLREVQRVSRRSVLSVLPGAVGLTLTVQAMFTVLLVLGASLALGGNIGAAEVLAILVLAARCADPLLSLADIGSQLRGARSELARLDTVLRTEPLPEAREPIQPVGRDLEFDSVAFRHGGRTVIDEVSLSVPEGQRLAVVGPSGAGKSTLLQLLARFYDVDAGAVRVGGADVRAISTEVLMAQIAIVFQEVYLFDGTIEENVRLGRPDAGVAEVRAAATAARLDEVIERLPGGWAANVGEGGTLLSGGERQRVSIARALLKNAPIVLLDEVTSALDPVNEAAVHEGIERLMAGRTVVMVAHRMRTVQRADRIAFLDGGRIVEEGSHHELLRHGGRYADFWNASLTPATAWDGRG, from the coding sequence ATGATCCGAATGCTGCTGCGCGTGCTCGGAGACCAGTACGCCCGGCCGATACGTCGCACCGTGGCCCTGATGACGACGACCGCGATAGCCGAGGGGTTGTCCTACGCACTACTGGTCCCGGTGCTGCGGGCCCTGTTCGGCAGCGAGCCCGCAGCCGCCTGGCCCTGGCTGATCGCGTTCGGGGCCGTGGTCGCGGCCTACGCGGCGCTGCGCTACATCAGTGATCTGTCCGGTTTCCGCGTCGGGACCACGATGTTGCGCGGCATGTATCACCGGCTCGGCGATCATCTGGCCCGGTTGCCCATCGGCTGGTACAACGCGGGCCGCATCGGGCAGGTCTCCGCCCTGGCCAGCGGCGGCGTCCTGCAGGCGATGAGCGTGATCGCACATCTGCTGGCACCGTCCATCTCCGCCAGCGTGACTCCCCTGACGATCATTGTCGTGATGCTCGCCTTCAACTGGCAGCTGGGGCTGGCCGCGCTGGTCGCGGTACCGGTCGTGGCGGCGATCCAGCTCTGGACCGCACGCTCGACGGCCGCCACCGATGCCGAGCGCGCCGAACGCGACCAGGAGGCCACCGGGCGCGTCATCGAATACCTCCAGGCCCAGCCGGTGCTGCGCGCCGGCGGCCGGAGCGGCGAACGCTTCCGGTTGCTCGACGACTCGCTGCGGGAGGTCCAGCGCGTCTCCCGCCGCAGCGTGCTGTCGGTGCTGCCCGGCGCGGTGGGCCTGACGCTCACCGTGCAGGCGATGTTCACCGTGCTGCTGGTCCTGGGCGCCTCCCTCGCGCTCGGCGGGAACATCGGCGCGGCAGAGGTTCTGGCGATCCTGGTGCTGGCCGCCCGCTGCGCCGATCCGCTGCTGTCGCTGGCCGATATCGGCAGCCAGCTCCGCGGCGCACGCTCGGAGCTGGCCAGGCTCGACACGGTACTGCGCACCGAGCCGCTGCCGGAAGCCCGTGAACCGATCCAGCCGGTAGGCCGCGACCTGGAGTTCGACTCCGTCGCCTTCCGGCACGGCGGCCGCACGGTGATCGACGAGGTGTCGTTGTCGGTGCCGGAGGGGCAGCGGCTTGCCGTCGTCGGACCCTCGGGTGCGGGCAAGAGCACGCTGCTGCAGTTGCTCGCCCGCTTCTACGACGTGGACGCGGGCGCGGTGCGCGTGGGGGGTGCGGACGTGCGCGCCATCAGCACCGAGGTGCTGATGGCGCAGATCGCCATCGTCTTCCAGGAGGTCTATCTCTTCGACGGCACGATCGAGGAGAACGTGCGCCTGGGCCGTCCCGACGCGGGCGTTGCCGAGGTACGGGCGGCAGCGACCGCCGCGCGGTTGGACGAGGTGATCGAGCGGCTGCCCGGCGGGTGGGCGGCGAACGTCGGCGAGGGCGGCACACTGCTGTCGGGTGGGGAGCGCCAGCGTGTCTCGATCGCGCGAGCGCTGCTGAAGAACGCGCCCATCGTGCTGCTGGACGAGGTGACCTCCGCCCTGGACCCGGTGAACGAGGCGGCCGTCCACGAGGGCATCGAGCGCCTGATGGCGGGCCGGACGGTGGTGATGGTCGCGCATCGGATGCGGACCGTCCAACGCGCCGACCGCATCGCCTTCCTGGACGGCGGCCGGATCGTGGAAGAAGGCAGCCATCACGAGCTGCTGCGCCACGGCGGCCGCTACGCCGACTTCTGGAACGCCTCCCTGACACCGGCAACTGCATGGGACGGCCGGGGCTAG
- a CDS encoding MFS transporter, which yields MFPLAITGSTAVVPDVTAQLPGAGALGPWIVLAYNGLFAAALLLAGATADRTARTRFFAVGNLVVAATGALSALAPDLVSLVALRTVAGVGAAMCAAGGSSMILAVYPPEERRRVYGYAGAVLGSSLALGPVVAQALMAVGGWPLVFVTPGAVAAVAALATLGLPGLRSPEVPDDFDLAGAVLFGVTIAAVVSALGLGFGADVPWWGPGGLILVAAAGATLLVRVERRASDPAIPVDLLRIPAYRAYAVATGAFMGMLVVGLTVLPQLGSVQGMGPGETAIMLSLLTLPSTVLPLLAARLARRLARQLVTTALFACTVTAVILQVTNHPASLLVAAGVVGLCLGLTEGVPDGQALKYVPSQRGGAGAALFSTARMSLETVTLAAATGVMAALGPSSGMAVAGAMCLTAALIVRRAVPSRDA from the coding sequence GTGTTCCCACTCGCCATCACCGGTTCGACAGCGGTCGTCCCCGATGTGACCGCGCAGCTGCCCGGTGCGGGTGCGCTGGGCCCGTGGATCGTCCTCGCCTACAACGGGCTGTTCGCCGCAGCCCTGCTGCTGGCGGGGGCGACAGCGGACCGCACGGCCCGCACCCGGTTCTTCGCCGTCGGCAACCTCGTTGTCGCGGCCACCGGAGCCTTGTCCGCCCTCGCTCCGGACCTGGTGTCTCTGGTGGCACTTCGCACAGTCGCCGGCGTCGGGGCGGCGATGTGCGCCGCCGGCGGATCGTCGATGATCCTGGCCGTGTACCCGCCGGAGGAGCGGCGCCGGGTGTACGGCTACGCGGGCGCCGTCCTGGGCAGCAGTCTGGCGCTGGGCCCGGTCGTTGCCCAGGCCCTCATGGCCGTCGGAGGTTGGCCCCTCGTCTTCGTCACGCCGGGGGCCGTCGCCGCCGTCGCGGCCTTGGCCACGCTCGGGCTTCCGGGCCTTCGCAGCCCCGAGGTGCCCGATGACTTCGACCTTGCCGGCGCCGTCCTCTTCGGGGTGACCATCGCCGCCGTGGTGTCCGCACTCGGGCTGGGCTTCGGGGCCGACGTCCCGTGGTGGGGGCCAGGTGGGCTGATCCTCGTCGCGGCGGCCGGCGCCACGTTGCTCGTCCGCGTGGAACGGCGCGCGTCCGATCCCGCGATCCCCGTGGACCTGCTGCGGATTCCCGCCTATCGCGCGTACGCCGTGGCGACGGGGGCCTTCATGGGGATGCTCGTGGTGGGATTGACCGTGCTCCCTCAGCTTGGCTCTGTCCAGGGCATGGGCCCGGGCGAGACAGCGATCATGCTCAGCCTGCTGACCCTGCCGTCAACGGTCCTTCCGCTCCTTGCCGCCCGGCTCGCGCGCCGGCTGGCACGGCAGCTGGTCACAACCGCCCTGTTCGCCTGCACCGTCACCGCCGTCATCCTCCAGGTGACCAACCATCCCGCCTCCCTTCTCGTCGCGGCCGGGGTTGTCGGGCTGTGTCTCGGGCTGACCGAAGGCGTCCCGGACGGGCAAGCACTCAAGTACGTGCCCTCCCAGCGCGGAGGGGCGGGCGCCGCGCTGTTCAGCACGGCGCGGATGAGCCTTGAAACTGTCACCCTGGCCGCTGCCACCGGGGTGATGGCAGCTCTCGGCCCCTCATCCGGAATGGCGGTCGCCGGAGCCATGTGCCTTACCGCCGCCCTCATCGTCCGGCGAGCCGTCCCCTCCCGCGATGCCTAG